One window of the Mycobacterium xenopi genome contains the following:
- a CDS encoding phosphotransferase family protein — protein MAYVAHCDIVDARIREALRWWLPPRIAPGGVASFDISEFTAPDSGYSGKTLFFTASWADSAGRRHSDNLVIRIQANDHQLFTTPNAPRQAEVMRRLGRHGIPVPHIVGVEYDQTVFGAPCYVMRRVNGRVPSDVPSWHKRGWTAELSASQRELLCDNALRALVDIHQIDDPEDLQFLRAGPGTDATALQRYLHNLVSWYEWCHDDLRVGADMLRRALAVILDSAPDDETETIVWGDARVGNMCFADDLSVLALFDWETATTGPPDIDLGWWVMFERFLCESLGLTRPPGVPDDAEFERRYRDFGGALGGDNVYYQLLAAFVLSLITNRLAVLLARGGLETATAKSYPQRAVGLVEHYLRQL, from the coding sequence ATGGCATACGTGGCGCATTGCGACATTGTTGACGCGCGCATCCGGGAAGCACTGCGCTGGTGGCTCCCGCCGCGGATCGCCCCGGGCGGTGTGGCGTCGTTCGATATCTCCGAGTTCACCGCCCCGGACTCCGGGTACTCAGGAAAGACGCTCTTTTTCACCGCCTCCTGGGCCGATTCGGCGGGACGGCGGCACAGCGACAATCTGGTCATACGGATCCAGGCCAATGATCACCAGTTGTTCACCACACCCAACGCACCACGACAGGCCGAGGTAATGCGGCGATTGGGCCGACACGGAATTCCGGTGCCGCACATCGTCGGCGTGGAATACGACCAGACGGTGTTCGGAGCCCCCTGCTATGTGATGAGGCGCGTGAATGGACGAGTACCGTCAGACGTTCCCAGCTGGCATAAACGTGGTTGGACCGCCGAGCTGTCCGCTAGTCAGCGAGAACTGCTCTGCGACAACGCGCTTCGCGCGCTGGTCGACATCCACCAGATCGACGACCCCGAAGACCTGCAGTTCCTGCGGGCAGGGCCCGGTACGGATGCCACAGCGCTGCAGCGGTACCTGCACAACTTGGTCAGCTGGTACGAGTGGTGCCACGACGATCTGCGTGTCGGCGCCGATATGTTGAGACGAGCGCTGGCGGTCATTCTCGACTCCGCCCCGGACGACGAGACGGAGACCATCGTCTGGGGAGACGCACGTGTCGGAAACATGTGCTTCGCAGATGACCTTTCGGTGCTCGCATTGTTCGACTGGGAGACGGCAACCACCGGGCCGCCCGACATCGATCTGGGCTGGTGGGTTATGTTTGAACGTTTTCTCTGTGAGTCGCTCGGTCTCACCCGGCCGCCCGGTGTTCCCGATGACGCAGAGTTCGAGCGCCGGTACCGGGATTTCGGCGGCGCGCTTGGCGGCGACAACGTCTACTACCAGCTGCTGGCTGCGTTTGTGCTGTCGCTGATCACCAACCGGCTCGCTGTGCTGCTCGCGCGGGGCGGGCTCGAGACCGCGACCGCCAAAAGCTACCCGCAGCGCGCGGTCGGTTTGGTCGAGCACTACCTGCGACAGCTGTAG
- a CDS encoding TIGR03857 family LLM class F420-dependent oxidoreductase: MTDCLTDRIPLGVYALPGRISDPRLAIGQAQAAQRLGMSTLWLSERWGTKDFGVLAGAISQVTPTIQIASGITHFQSRHPALLASLAMTAQALSGGRMIIGVGRSVDAMWAAVGLPPATNASIVDYADIFRRLCRGERVRYDGPAGRYPGLRLNDVPDQPVPPLVWAAIGPKSLALAGSHFDGVLLHPFLTPDAVGRSVALVRAAERAAGRRAGSVRVYATVVVACGLPPEKEVAVVGARAVTYYQVPGFGEQLAAVNGWDREQLARLRSHPRLAGLQGAADSVLTLEELIDVASVLPAEWTASAAAIGSASACVEVLERYRDAGADELVLHGSTPDQLEPLFRAPGCPR, encoded by the coding sequence ATGACAGATTGCTTGACTGACCGGATACCCCTTGGTGTCTACGCGCTGCCGGGACGCATCAGCGATCCGAGGCTGGCGATAGGCCAGGCGCAAGCGGCCCAACGACTGGGTATGTCGACGTTGTGGCTCAGCGAACGGTGGGGAACCAAAGACTTCGGGGTGCTTGCCGGTGCGATCAGTCAGGTGACGCCAACGATCCAGATCGCTTCGGGTATAACGCATTTCCAGTCTAGGCATCCGGCTCTGCTCGCCTCCCTGGCTATGACTGCTCAGGCGCTTTCGGGCGGTCGCATGATCATTGGAGTCGGTCGATCGGTCGACGCCATGTGGGCCGCGGTGGGCTTGCCGCCAGCGACCAATGCGTCGATCGTCGACTATGCCGACATCTTTCGGCGCCTATGTCGGGGCGAGAGGGTGCGTTACGACGGTCCGGCTGGCAGGTATCCGGGTTTGCGGCTCAACGACGTTCCCGACCAGCCGGTGCCGCCATTGGTCTGGGCGGCGATCGGCCCGAAGAGCCTGGCGTTGGCTGGCAGCCACTTCGACGGTGTGCTGTTGCACCCCTTTCTCACCCCAGACGCGGTAGGCCGCTCGGTGGCGCTGGTTCGAGCCGCTGAACGCGCAGCCGGCCGTCGGGCGGGTAGTGTCCGCGTCTACGCCACCGTGGTGGTCGCCTGCGGACTGCCTCCCGAGAAGGAAGTCGCGGTGGTGGGAGCGCGAGCGGTGACCTACTACCAGGTGCCCGGGTTTGGAGAGCAATTGGCCGCAGTCAACGGATGGGACCGAGAACAATTGGCGCGGCTGCGATCTCACCCCCGCTTGGCGGGCTTGCAGGGCGCGGCAGATTCCGTGCTTACCCTGGAAGAACTCATAGACGTCGCGTCGGTGTTGCCGGCCGAATGGACCGCTAGCGCCGCCGCGATTGGCTCGGCATCGGCGTGCGTCGAAGTTCTCGAGCGTTATCGTGACGCTGGCGCCGATGAGCTGGTGTTACACGGCAGCACTCCCGACCAGCTCGAACCATTGTTCCGTGCGCCTGGGTGCCCT